The Drechmeria coniospora strain ARSEF 6962 chromosome 02, whole genome shotgun sequence genome has a segment encoding these proteins:
- a CDS encoding glycoside hydrolase family 47 has product MLNQLQSRAGRRMLTLVTLLGVIVVLWTRFGPPSSPAIRVGNFRLVPSSFDWSQAQVFHPVEAMIPMPAGKAKRFPTVQARAGSDGVDEVAKARKLAVKKAFEKSWKAYKKHAWTKDELMPLSGKGRQTFSGWSAQLVDALDTLWIMDLREDFALAVKEVAVIDWAKLKDGKTINLFEVTIRYLGGLLAAHDLSREPVLLAKAVELADALYAAFDTPNRLPPHYLDYAKARSGEQVADWSMSGAAGGTLALEFTRLSQLTGDAKYYDATERIKRFLHRSQNTTRIPGLWPMMMDYRREVVTGDVFSIGAGSDSMYEYLPKMHALLGGLDGQYEDMTVKALDAVRRSLLFRPMTPKDENILMAGNAEWSADKTRLATEMQHLTCFLGGTYGLAGRLLDREDYVDVASRLAAGCVWAYDSFPTHIMPEIGELAACDKMDGPCPYGEHAFAGARAAGLPEGFLRVRDPRYQLRPEAIESVFYMWRITGEQRWRDAAWRMWQAIVRETETELAFASIDDVMTPSGPKADTMETFWLAETTKYFYLIFDDESTINLDEWVLNTEAHPLKRPK; this is encoded by the exons atgctgaATCAACTTCAGAGCCGGGCCGGGCGCCGCATGCTGACCCTCGtcaccctcctcggcgtcatcgtcgtcctgtGGACCAGGTTCGGCCCCCCCAGTTCCCCTGCCATCCGCGTGGGCAATTTCCGGCTCGTGCCTAGCAGCTTCGACTGGAGCCAGGCACAGGTCTTCCACCCGGTCGAGGCGATGATACCGATGCCCGCCGGCAAGGCGAAAAGGTTCCCGACGGTGCAGGCTCGGGCCGggagcgacggcgtcgacgaggtggccaagGCGAGGAAGCTGGCGGTCAAGAAGGCCTTCGAGAAGAGCTGGAAGGCCTACAAGAAGCACGCGTGGACCAAGGACGAGCTGATGCCCCTCTCGGGCAAGGGCAGGCAGACCTTCTCCGGCTGGTCggcccagctcgtcgacgcgctcgacACGCTCTGGATCATGGACCTCCGCGAGGActttgccctcgccgtcaaggaggtggccgtcatcgactgggccaagctcaaggacggcaagacCATCAACCTGTTCGAGGTGACGATCCGCTacctcggcggcctgctcgccgcccacgACCTGTCGCGGGAGCCGGTGCTGCtggccaaggccgtcgagctcgccgacgccctctACGCCGCCTTCGACACCCCCAACAGGCTACCCCCCCACTACCTCGACTACGCCAAGGCGAGGTCGGGCGAGCAGGTGGCCGACTGGAGCATgtcgggcgccgccggcggcaccctcgccctcgagttCACGCGGCTCAGCCAGCTGACGGGCGACGCCAAGTACTACGACGCGACGGAGCGCATCAAGCGCTTCCTCCACCGCTCCCAGAACACGACGCGCATCCCCGGCCTCTGGCCCATGATGATGGACTACCGCCGCGAGGTGGTGACGGGCGACGTCTTCagcatcggcgccggctccgacTCGATGTACGAGTACCTGCCCAAGATGcacgccctcctcggcgggcTCGACGGTCAGTACGAGGACATGACGGTCAAGGCGCTCGACGCGGTCCGGCGCAGCCTCCTCTTCCGGCCCATGACGCCCAAGGACGAGAACATCCTCATGGCCGGCAACGCCGAGTGGTCGGCCGACAAGACGAGGCTCGCCACGGAGATGCAGCATCTCACCtgcttcctcggcggcacctacggcctcgccggccgcctgctAGACCGCGAGGActacgtcgacgtcgcctcccgcctcgccgccggctgcgtCTGGGCCTACGACTCGTTCCCGACCCACATCATGCCCGAgatcggcgagctcgccgcctgcgacAAGATGGACGGTCCGTGCCCGTACGGCGAGCACGCCTTTGCCGGCGCCCGCGCGGCGGGGCTGCCCGAGGGCTTCCTGCGCGTGCGGGATCCGCGGTACCAGCTGCggcccgaggccatcgagagCGTCTTCTACATGTGGCGCATCACCGGCGAACAGCGGTGGCGCGACGCCGCCTGGAGGATGTGGCAGGCCATCGTGcgggagacggagacggagctGGCGTTTGCgtccatcgacgacgtcatgACGCCGTCAGGGCCCAAAGCCGACACGATGGAG ACGTTTTGGCTGGCCGAGACGACCAAGTATTTCTACCTCAttttcgacgacgagagcaccatcaacctcgacgagTGGGTGCTCAACACGGAGGCGCATCCGCTCAAGAGGCCGAAGTGA